A single region of the Silene latifolia isolate original U9 population chromosome 8, ASM4854445v1, whole genome shotgun sequence genome encodes:
- the LOC141594733 gene encoding uncharacterized protein LOC141594733 encodes MKNLTNLERSKINETLLENSINGKPRYGIINIVAARFSVDRKTIQRLWKSAELQRNANIPVNVSSKKKGSKKVGRVVLDEEKLKSIDLLKRTTQHSLAENLGVSQSTVSRWVMSKKIRSHTNALKPGLTDKNKLARLIFSLQHLDYHQLTKRVVFKDQSNIIHMDEKWFSKTKPTTRFYLAKGETDPHRCVQSKSFIEKVMFMSAVGRPKYGSNGDLIFDGKIGIWPFVIQVPAQRNSKNRPMGTLETKCIESINKQVTKDMILNCVLPAIKAKWPSNLSKRIIIQQDNARPHFSNDDPDFRKAKNIGWSIQSLQQKKKAIKLDELIHNTVQAYEEQDVLKLNYVWITLQNVGDPSTISELVNSLHIITENAENTAGTSGTSNEPTGDTEPVGSITEAGEGSNEPTLGIYPPVGSITAWFLDLCARE; translated from the exons ATGAAGAATCTCACAAACTTAGAAAGATCAAAAATTAATGAAACATTATTGGAAAACAGCATTAATGGAAAACCAAGGTACGGCATTATCAATATAGTTGCAGCAAGGTTTTCAGTGGACAGGAAAACCATACAAAGGTTATGGAAATCAGCAGAGTTACAAAGAAATGCAAATATACCCGTCAATGTGAGCAgcaagaagaaaggaagcaagaaAGTAGGGAGGGTGGTGTTAGATGAAGAAAAGCTGAAGTCAATTGATCTTCTAAAAAGGACAACACAACACTCACTTGCTGAAAATTTAGGGGTGAGTCAGTCAACAGTTTCAAGATGGGTTATGTCAAAGAAGATCAGGTCACACACAAATGCACTCAAACCAGGTTTGACTGATAAAAACAAACTTGCTAGATTAATTTTCAGTCTACAACATTTAGATTATCATCAACTAACTAAAAGAGTGGTTTTCAAAGATCAAAGCAATATCATACATATGGATGAGAAATGGTTTTCTAAAACTAAACCTACTACAAGATTTTACTTGGCTAAGGGTGAAACAGATCCTCATAGGTGTGTGCAGTCAAAAAGTTTCATAGAAAAAGTAATGTTTATGTCTGCTGTAGGAAGACCAAAGTATGGGTCAAATGGTGATCTTATTTTTGATGGAAAGATAGGTATTTGGCCCTTTGTTATACAAGTACCAGCACAAAGAAATTCCAAAAACAGGCCAATGGGTACATTAGAAACAAAATGCATTGAGTCTATAAACAAACAAGTAACCAAAGATATGATTCTAAACTGTGTGTTGCCAGCAATAAAGGCCAAATGGCCTTCTAATCTGAGTAAGCGCATAATTATTCAACAAGATAATGCTCGCCCACATTTTAGCAATGATGATCCAGATTTTAGAAAGGCAAAGAACATCGGATG GTCAATCCAATCtctccaacaaaaaaaaaaggcaatCAAGTTGGATGAGCTTATTCATAACACAGTCCAGGCATATGAAGAACAAGATGTTCTTAAACTTAATTATGTGTGGATAACATTGCAG AATGTTGGTGATCCAAGCACTATAAGTGAATTAGTGAATTCACTTCACATAATAACAGAGAATGCAGAAAATACAGCAGGTACCAGTGGCACCAGTAATGAACCAACAGGGGACACTGAGCCTGTTGGCAGCATTACTGAAGCAGGTGAAGGTAGTAATGAACCAACATTGGGGATTTATCCCCCTGTTGGTAGCATTACTGCTTGGTTTTTAGATTTATGTGCAAGGGAATGA